Proteins from a single region of Drosophila biarmipes strain raj3 chromosome 3R, RU_DBia_V1.1, whole genome shotgun sequence:
- the LOC108036896 gene encoding uncharacterized protein LOC108036896 isoform X1: MENPTSADSLREFDFVFAQAAGYVPWPGILQRKLLCTGVVQFMLTNGRQSIPYAKIWPYDDRSKEQFITSQNMKHKAFCKAIFIIEKLRSDNVDVLSESADWELESPLEVPPGKCPALEQRRAEWELNYVREVRLERDSLVVEAKFIQELNVLRRSLTVRKQVYPSALLALQELQGLALSELLLVRNFGAVEAINSLCSFASAQPQDRQEAEQVKSLANQLMHRFASHFKQPFSTSDFWSEYCLRSKIYRSHTADIKPN, from the exons ATGGAAAACCCAACTTCTG CAGATTCCCTTCGGGAGTTTGACTTTGTGTTCGCCCAGGCTGCAGGCTATGTGCCCTGGCCGGGAATCCTCCAAAGGAAACTTCTTTGCACTGGAGTTGTTCAGTTTATGTTAACAAATGGGAGGCAGAGCATCCCCTATGCAAAAATCTGGCCTTACGACGATCGTAGCAAAGAGCAGTTTATTACAAGCCAGAATATGAAGCACAAGGCATTTTGCAAAGCGATTTTTATCATCGAGAAACTTCGTTCTGACAACGTGGATGTTCTTTCTGAGAGCGCCGACTGGGAGCTGGAATCACCTCTAGAGGTGCCACCTGGCAAGTGTCCTGCTCTGGAGCAGAGACGGGCAGAATGGGAGCTCAACTATGTGCGAGAAGTCCGCCTGGAGCGCGATTCTTTGGTTGTGGAGGCGAAATTTATCCAAGAGCTCAACGTACTGCGCAGAAGCTTGACGGTCAGAAAACAGGTATACCCATCCGCCCTGTTGGCCTTGCAAGAGCTTCAAGGTCTGGCCCTTAGCGAACTTCTCCTGGTCCGCAATTTCGGGGCTGTGGAAGCGATAAATAGTTTGTGCAGCTTTGCTTCGGCACAGCCGCAAGACAGACAAGAAGCGGAACAGGTGAAAAGTCTCGCCAACCAACTAATGCACCGCTTCGCGTCGCATTTCAAGCAACCATTTAGTACTTCCGATTTTTGGTCCGAGTACTGCTTACGATCCAAAATCTATCGAAGCCACACCGCGGACATAAAGCCCAATTGA
- the LOC108036895 gene encoding putative inorganic phosphate cotransporter isoform X2, translated as MGPHRSTATRPWHYNWSEEKKSYILSSYYWGCALAQFPAGYLCKRFGSKAVLFWGTLGSSLLSALTTYGVYAAGWKAYCAIRLLQGLCQVTWPCIHQHLANWCPTAERTRLGAFAYTGFDCGNVLAMYGAGTIASSSLGWPGISYSAAGLGLVWCVLWLLLGANKASEARFIGEAEKSYIVGDLQRSERKEPKKMEIPWKGIFTSVPVLALLCARGADSWGLTTMQTELPTYLSGVLKLDMKSNAIYSALPFLLMWVMCYVYLIIADVVLQKEWMSLTALRKTYTSIALWAPASIMLTLVFVGEEQKSLVLVLVTLSVGVSSAATIGSELNTIDLSPNHAGILAGLMSSFTNLMALLTPLVVGVLVTDPSQRSQWQVVFGLAAGVLFAGNVIFLVWGTAVTQPWNESKESRLELEPEEKLFQHTKLEISADGSDGNGVGLRLNSTSP; from the exons ATGGGACCTCATCGATCGACAGCGACCCGCCCGTGG CACTACAACTGGTCGGAGGAAAAGAAGTCGTACATCCTGTCCAGCTACTACTGGGGCTGTGCTCTGGCCCAATTCCCCGCGGGCTATCTCTGCAAGCGCTTCGGCTCCAAGGCGGTCCTCTTCTGGGGCACTTTGGGATCATCCCTCCTCAGTGCCCTTACAACCTACGGGGTTTATGCTGCCGGCTGGAAGGCGTACTGCGCCATTCGTCTGCTGCAGGGTCTTTGCCAGGTGACCTGGCCCTGCATCCACCAGCACTTGGCTAACTGGTGTCCCACGGCGGAGCGAACGCGTTTGGGAGCGTTTGCCTACACGGGCTTTGATTGCGGCAACGTGCTGGCCATGTACGGCGCGGGAACGATAGCCAGTTCCTCGCTTGGCTGGCCGGGCATTAGCTACTCGGCGGCCGGGTTGGGCCTGGTTTGGTGCGTCCTCTGGTTGCTCCTGGGAGCCAATAAGGCCAGTGAGGCCAGGTTCATTGGCGAGGCCGAGAAGTCCTATATAGTGGGGGATCTGCAGCGGTCGGAGAGGAAGGAGCCCAAGAAAATGGAGATTCCCTGGAAGGGCATTTTCACCTCAGTCCCAGTCCTCGCCTTGCTCTGCGCTCGTGGTGCTGACAGCTGGGGCCTGACCACCATGCAGACCGAGTTGCCAACCTACTTGAGCGGAGTCTTGAAGCTGGACATGAAAAGCAATGCGATCTATTCTGCCCTTCCCTTTCTACTCATGTGGGTGATGTGCTATGTTTACCTGATTATTGCAGATGTAGTGCTGCAAAAGGAATGGATGAGCTTGACAGCGTTGAGAAAGACCTACACGAGCATTGCTCTTTGGGCACCGGCCTCCATAATGCTGACGCTCGTTTTTGTGGGGGAAGAGCAGAAGTCCTTGGTCCTCGTGCTGGTCACTCTCAGTGTGGGCGTGAGCAGTGCAGCCACGATTGGCAGCGAGCTGAATACAATTGATTTATCACCAAACCACGCCGGGATCCTGGCCGGCCTCATGAGCAGCTTCACCAATCTGATGGCTCTGCTGACGCCCCTCGTGGTGGGCGTTTTGGTAACGGACCCCAGTCAGCGCAGCCAGTGGCAAGTGGTTTTTGGCCTGGCTGCCGGAGTTCTGTTTGCCGGGAATGTGATTTTCCTGGTTTGGGGCACTGCCGTGACCCAGCCGTGGAACGAGTCCAAGGAATCGAGGCTAGAACTAGAGCCGGAGGAGAAGCTCTTTCAGCACACCAAACTCGAGATATCCGCCGATGGTTCTGATGGCAACGGAGTAGGCTTAAGACTGAACAGTACAAGCCCttga
- the LOC108036895 gene encoding uncharacterized protein LOC108036895 isoform X3, translating to MADTEEVPKKVPRLGMRHLQAGLLFYGLAANTVLQLNVSVAVVAMTNGTSSIDSDPPVALQLVGGKEVVHPVQLLLGLCSGPIPRGLSLQALRLQGGPLLGHFGIIPPQCPYNLRGLCCRLEGVLRHSSAAGSLPGDLALHPPALG from the exons aTGGCTGACACGGAAGAAGTTCCTAAGAAAG taCCACGCTTAGGGATGCGACACCTGCAGGCGGGGCTCCTCTTCTATGGACTGGCAGCCAACACAGTGCTCCAACTAAACGTAAGCGTGGCCGTGGTGGCGATGACCAATGGGACCTCATCGATCGACAGCGACCCGCCCGTGG CACTACAACTGGTCGGAGGAAAAGAAGTCGTACATCCTGTCCAGCTACTACTGGGGCTGTGCTCTGGCCCAATTCCCCGCGGGCTATCTCTGCAAGCGCTTCGGCTCCAAGGCGGTCCTCTTCTGGGGCACTTTGGGATCATCCCTCCTCAGTGCCCTTACAACCTACGGGGTTTATGCTGCCGGCTGGAAGGCGTACTGCGCCATTCGTCTGCTGCAGGGTCTTTGCCAGGTGACCTGGCCCTGCATCCACCAGCACTTGGCTAA
- the LOC108036895 gene encoding putative inorganic phosphate cotransporter isoform X1 has protein sequence MADTEEVPKKVPRLGMRHLQAGLLFYGLAANTVLQLNVSVAVVAMTNGTSSIDSDPPHYNWSEEKKSYILSSYYWGCALAQFPAGYLCKRFGSKAVLFWGTLGSSLLSALTTYGVYAAGWKAYCAIRLLQGLCQVTWPCIHQHLANWCPTAERTRLGAFAYTGFDCGNVLAMYGAGTIASSSLGWPGISYSAAGLGLVWCVLWLLLGANKASEARFIGEAEKSYIVGDLQRSERKEPKKMEIPWKGIFTSVPVLALLCARGADSWGLTTMQTELPTYLSGVLKLDMKSNAIYSALPFLLMWVMCYVYLIIADVVLQKEWMSLTALRKTYTSIALWAPASIMLTLVFVGEEQKSLVLVLVTLSVGVSSAATIGSELNTIDLSPNHAGILAGLMSSFTNLMALLTPLVVGVLVTDPSQRSQWQVVFGLAAGVLFAGNVIFLVWGTAVTQPWNESKESRLELEPEEKLFQHTKLEISADGSDGNGVGLRLNSTSP, from the exons aTGGCTGACACGGAAGAAGTTCCTAAGAAAG taCCACGCTTAGGGATGCGACACCTGCAGGCGGGGCTCCTCTTCTATGGACTGGCAGCCAACACAGTGCTCCAACTAAACGTAAGCGTGGCCGTGGTGGCGATGACCAATGGGACCTCATCGATCGACAGCGACCCGCCC CACTACAACTGGTCGGAGGAAAAGAAGTCGTACATCCTGTCCAGCTACTACTGGGGCTGTGCTCTGGCCCAATTCCCCGCGGGCTATCTCTGCAAGCGCTTCGGCTCCAAGGCGGTCCTCTTCTGGGGCACTTTGGGATCATCCCTCCTCAGTGCCCTTACAACCTACGGGGTTTATGCTGCCGGCTGGAAGGCGTACTGCGCCATTCGTCTGCTGCAGGGTCTTTGCCAGGTGACCTGGCCCTGCATCCACCAGCACTTGGCTAACTGGTGTCCCACGGCGGAGCGAACGCGTTTGGGAGCGTTTGCCTACACGGGCTTTGATTGCGGCAACGTGCTGGCCATGTACGGCGCGGGAACGATAGCCAGTTCCTCGCTTGGCTGGCCGGGCATTAGCTACTCGGCGGCCGGGTTGGGCCTGGTTTGGTGCGTCCTCTGGTTGCTCCTGGGAGCCAATAAGGCCAGTGAGGCCAGGTTCATTGGCGAGGCCGAGAAGTCCTATATAGTGGGGGATCTGCAGCGGTCGGAGAGGAAGGAGCCCAAGAAAATGGAGATTCCCTGGAAGGGCATTTTCACCTCAGTCCCAGTCCTCGCCTTGCTCTGCGCTCGTGGTGCTGACAGCTGGGGCCTGACCACCATGCAGACCGAGTTGCCAACCTACTTGAGCGGAGTCTTGAAGCTGGACATGAAAAGCAATGCGATCTATTCTGCCCTTCCCTTTCTACTCATGTGGGTGATGTGCTATGTTTACCTGATTATTGCAGATGTAGTGCTGCAAAAGGAATGGATGAGCTTGACAGCGTTGAGAAAGACCTACACGAGCATTGCTCTTTGGGCACCGGCCTCCATAATGCTGACGCTCGTTTTTGTGGGGGAAGAGCAGAAGTCCTTGGTCCTCGTGCTGGTCACTCTCAGTGTGGGCGTGAGCAGTGCAGCCACGATTGGCAGCGAGCTGAATACAATTGATTTATCACCAAACCACGCCGGGATCCTGGCCGGCCTCATGAGCAGCTTCACCAATCTGATGGCTCTGCTGACGCCCCTCGTGGTGGGCGTTTTGGTAACGGACCCCAGTCAGCGCAGCCAGTGGCAAGTGGTTTTTGGCCTGGCTGCCGGAGTTCTGTTTGCCGGGAATGTGATTTTCCTGGTTTGGGGCACTGCCGTGACCCAGCCGTGGAACGAGTCCAAGGAATCGAGGCTAGAACTAGAGCCGGAGGAGAAGCTCTTTCAGCACACCAAACTCGAGATATCCGCCGATGGTTCTGATGGCAACGGAGTAGGCTTAAGACTGAACAGTACAAGCCCttga
- the LOC108036896 gene encoding uncharacterized protein LOC108036896 isoform X2, giving the protein MENPTSDSLREFDFVFAQAAGYVPWPGILQRKLLCTGVVQFMLTNGRQSIPYAKIWPYDDRSKEQFITSQNMKHKAFCKAIFIIEKLRSDNVDVLSESADWELESPLEVPPGKCPALEQRRAEWELNYVREVRLERDSLVVEAKFIQELNVLRRSLTVRKQVYPSALLALQELQGLALSELLLVRNFGAVEAINSLCSFASAQPQDRQEAEQVKSLANQLMHRFASHFKQPFSTSDFWSEYCLRSKIYRSHTADIKPN; this is encoded by the exons ATGGAAAACCCAACTTCTG ATTCCCTTCGGGAGTTTGACTTTGTGTTCGCCCAGGCTGCAGGCTATGTGCCCTGGCCGGGAATCCTCCAAAGGAAACTTCTTTGCACTGGAGTTGTTCAGTTTATGTTAACAAATGGGAGGCAGAGCATCCCCTATGCAAAAATCTGGCCTTACGACGATCGTAGCAAAGAGCAGTTTATTACAAGCCAGAATATGAAGCACAAGGCATTTTGCAAAGCGATTTTTATCATCGAGAAACTTCGTTCTGACAACGTGGATGTTCTTTCTGAGAGCGCCGACTGGGAGCTGGAATCACCTCTAGAGGTGCCACCTGGCAAGTGTCCTGCTCTGGAGCAGAGACGGGCAGAATGGGAGCTCAACTATGTGCGAGAAGTCCGCCTGGAGCGCGATTCTTTGGTTGTGGAGGCGAAATTTATCCAAGAGCTCAACGTACTGCGCAGAAGCTTGACGGTCAGAAAACAGGTATACCCATCCGCCCTGTTGGCCTTGCAAGAGCTTCAAGGTCTGGCCCTTAGCGAACTTCTCCTGGTCCGCAATTTCGGGGCTGTGGAAGCGATAAATAGTTTGTGCAGCTTTGCTTCGGCACAGCCGCAAGACAGACAAGAAGCGGAACAGGTGAAAAGTCTCGCCAACCAACTAATGCACCGCTTCGCGTCGCATTTCAAGCAACCATTTAGTACTTCCGATTTTTGGTCCGAGTACTGCTTACGATCCAAAATCTATCGAAGCCACACCGCGGACATAAAGCCCAATTGA